CAGTGCCCTCGGCGCCTGGCAGATCGACGTGGCGGTGATCGACGACCTGGCCGTGCAGCCCGACGAGAACCGCGAACACTACGCGCTGATTCCCCTGACTCAGGATCAGTTGCACGTCCTGCTACCCATCGACCATGCCCTGGCGCGGCGTGACAGCCTGACCATCGCCGAGCTGCGCGACGAAGCCTGGGCGCTGGACTCCACCGGCAGCTCGTTCGGCGAATTCATCACCAACCTGTGCCGGCGCTCGGGCTATGCGCCGCGTATCAACGCCCACTGCGCCGGCTTCGAGATGGTTGCGGCCATGGTCGCCTCTGGCAACTCCATCTCCATCGTCTCCGGCCTGCGTCTGGTGCGACCGCTACCCGGCGTCACCGCTGTGCCGCTGCTGCCGGACATCCAGCGCGGCGTCTTTCTCGCCTACCGCAAGGGCGAGCGCGATCACCCGGCAGTGAACGTGTTTCTCGACGAGGCGGTGTACACCGCCGACAAAGTCCTCGGCTAACGCCATCTCGCCGGGTAGGAACGGCTGGGCGGCAGTCCGCTTTAGCCGCGATGTTTTGGCTCTTTATGCCGATGGTACCCACGCTCTGCGTGGGCACCTCTTTTCGAGACGCTCTGCGTCGGCGGACTCTGCCTAAACTGCGACGGGACGCAGAGCGTCCTGGGCTGCGTTCCCACGCGGAGCGTGGGAACGATCAACCGACTTCTACTCAGCGGGCGTGACGGGCTCTTGAGCCGCTTCAGCTTCCAACTTCGCCCTGTCGGCTTTGCTGATGTACTTGGGTTTGTTGCTTTTAGGCGCGAGCTTGGCATTGGCCTTTTTTGCGTGGGCTTCGAGCAGTTGTTTGATCTTCTTGCGGCGATTCATGGGCGGGTGTCTGCTTGTCCTGGTTCAGTGGTACCAACGGGTTGCGTGGGAGGTTGGCGTTCAGCTCCAGAGCGCGCCAATCGGTGTATTCGCCGGATAGTGACTCGCCACCTGCGCCTGCAGCAACTCTCCACAAGCCAGCGCGTCGGTCAGCGCATGGTGCGCCGAGTACAGCGGCAGACCGTAGCGCAGGCGGCTGTCGGCCAGGCGGATGGAGATGGGTTCACGGCCGCGCAGGCGCTCCCACCAGCTTACGGTGCGCTTGGGGTGCAGGCGGGCTTCCAGTTCCATGGTGTCGATGATGGGGAAGATCAGCCCTTCGCCCAGGTGCTGGCGCACGGCCTGGTCGAGGAAGCTGCGCTCGATGTTGCGGTAGTGCGCCACCACCACCTTGCCCGCCAGGGCTTCGAGCAACTCGTCCAGCACACTGGCCAGGCGCGGGGCGTGGCGGATGTCGCTGTGGGTGATGTGGTGAAAGGTGACCGATTCGGCACTCAGCTCGCTGGTGGGTTTGACCACCCAGTAACGGGCCTCGGCGCAGCGGATGCGTTGCAGGTTCAGCGGTACCAGGCCAAGGCTGACGATGGCATGTTCACGCGGGTCGAGGCCGGTGGTCTCCACGTCCAGGGCGACCAGCGGCGCATCCTCCAGCGGGGTGTCGGCGGCTATGCAACCGGCGCGGTAATAGGCGCGCAGGCGTTCGTCCTGGCTGCTGGTGGCACGTTCAGCAAAGAGCTGCGGCCAGTCCTGATTCTGATACATGGTCATTGCGGGCGAGGCAGGGGCTGGGCCGGGTAGCGGAAACGCAGGAATTTCTGGGCGTTGCTCACTACCTGGAAGGCTTCCTTGAGGTGGTGGCGTTCGCTGGAGCTGAACTGTTCCGGCTCGATGTAGTTGCTCGGCGCGTTGTCGGCCTCGACTTCACGGGCCTGGTGGCGCACGCGCACCAGGCTGAGGAACTCGAAGGCATAGCGCAGGTGCTCCAGTGCCTCTTTGGGCAGCAGTTTGGTGGCAGCGATGGCGTCGAGACGATCCAGCGAGTTCTGTGCCTTGGAACCACAGGCCAGGGCGTGTACGCGGATCAGGTCGGTAAGCGGCGCAGTACCGCGGCCCTTGAGGTTGATGATGTTGCGGTGGCGGCCGTCGGTTTCCATCACGAAGGTGCGGAAGAAGCCCAGCGGCGGCGTGCGGTTGAGCGCGTTACGTGCCAGTGCGGCGAGGAAAGCGGGGCTGGCGCTGGCTTTTGCGGCGAGCAGATCCTTGAGGTTCTCCACCAGTTCGGTTTCGCCGTAGAGGCCGTCGAGGTCGAAGAAGATGCTGGCGTTGAGCAGGGTTTGCGGGTTGGGCCGCTCGATCCATTCGCTGAAGTATTGTCGCCACACCTTCAGCGGCTGTCGCCACTTGGGGTTGGTGGCCATGATGCCGCCTTTGCAGTAGCTGTAGCCACAAGCGGCCAGACCGTCGCTGACGAACTGCGCCAGTTCGGCGAAGTAGGCGTCGTGTTCGTCGGCATCGAAGCGGTCGTCGAGCACCAGGGCGTTGTCCTGGTCGGTGAGCAGCAGTTGCTCGTCGCGGGCCATGGAGCCGGCGACCATGAAGCAGTAGGGTACCGGTGGCGGGCCGAGCTTCTGTTCGGCCAATTCCAGCAGGCGCTGACTGAAGGCGCGGCCGATGCCGCTCATGGCGCTGCCGACCATATGTGCGCTGGCGTCGTCGGCGACCATGCGCACGAAAGTGGCATGTAGATCCGGCAGCAGGCTCTTGAGCCCCTCCACCGAGGTCTTGTTGAAGATGCTGTT
This region of Pseudomonas wenzhouensis genomic DNA includes:
- a CDS encoding LysR family transcriptional regulator: MDITRLRTLRELARCRTMAAAAESLHLTPSAVSQQVAQLEREADMALIERRGRGVVLTPAGERLVAHAERILMVLDEARSELALLRGEIAGELRVAAFPSIAVAVIAQTVRALRSAYPRLNVVVLELEPQESLSALGAWQIDVAVIDDLAVQPDENREHYALIPLTQDQLHVLLPIDHALARRDSLTIAELRDEAWALDSTGSSFGEFITNLCRRSGYAPRINAHCAGFEMVAAMVASGNSISIVSGLRLVRPLPGVTAVPLLPDIQRGVFLAYRKGERDHPAVNVFLDEAVYTADKVLG
- a CDS encoding DUF2986 domain-containing protein, with product MNRRKKIKQLLEAHAKKANAKLAPKSNKPKYISKADRAKLEAEAAQEPVTPAE
- a CDS encoding 3'-5' exonuclease yields the protein MTMYQNQDWPQLFAERATSSQDERLRAYYRAGCIAADTPLEDAPLVALDVETTGLDPREHAIVSLGLVPLNLQRIRCAEARYWVVKPTSELSAESVTFHHITHSDIRHAPRLASVLDELLEALAGKVVVAHYRNIERSFLDQAVRQHLGEGLIFPIIDTMELEARLHPKRTVSWWERLRGREPISIRLADSRLRYGLPLYSAHHALTDALACGELLQAQVASHYPANTPIGALWS
- a CDS encoding DUF294 nucleotidyltransferase-like domain-containing protein, which codes for MQIELIEIRDHLNRYAPFDNLPEQTLDEIARQVQVGYFKAGSEILAVGAPIHELHYVRSGAVEIHRRGGELHNRLTEGDIFGQAGLLRGNKVRLGATAIEDSLIYFIPGALFHQLCEQFDSFADFVEAEGQSRLKSALEDSHGKASELMKIKVRKLISRGAVSVPLDTPIQQVAQVMTEHSVSSVIVVDPGTRWPDPHQVDVTEQQTQVMAGILTDRDLRTRVVAAGLPSDTPVSQIMTPNPITLQADDSVFEAMLCMLRNNIHHLPVLHRRRPVGVVALADIIRYESRSSLYLVNSIFNKTSVEGLKSLLPDLHATFVRMVADDASAHMVGSAMSGIGRAFSQRLLELAEQKLGPPPVPYCFMVAGSMARDEQLLLTDQDNALVLDDRFDADEHDAYFAELAQFVSDGLAACGYSYCKGGIMATNPKWRQPLKVWRQYFSEWIERPNPQTLLNASIFFDLDGLYGETELVENLKDLLAAKASASPAFLAALARNALNRTPPLGFFRTFVMETDGRHRNIINLKGRGTAPLTDLIRVHALACGSKAQNSLDRLDAIAATKLLPKEALEHLRYAFEFLSLVRVRHQAREVEADNAPSNYIEPEQFSSSERHHLKEAFQVVSNAQKFLRFRYPAQPLPRPQ